In the Lysinibacillus sp. PLM2 genome, one interval contains:
- a CDS encoding transcriptional regulator, with amino-acid sequence MEKEYGEKSDYAYNLIKEKIFSWEYGPGQRLNVSKMSKEMELSAIPLREALSRLQSSKLVVLIPNKGYQVTDILDEISMKKMSEFRLMLESESIKTIIRSNKLECLSNLEKINEKIRQIQINNYKDILEFNNLDYMFHSVLIKNSENKYLIESFESLFCHLHIARFYYRRGSVDRNETIIEHEKIIKSIQMRDLEYGLEFIKDHILGASSRLLEKRS; translated from the coding sequence ATGGAAAAGGAATATGGAGAAAAATCTGATTACGCGTATAACTTAATCAAGGAAAAAATATTTAGTTGGGAATATGGACCAGGGCAGAGGTTAAATGTAAGCAAGATGTCTAAGGAAATGGAATTAAGCGCTATTCCATTAAGAGAGGCATTATCTAGATTGCAGTCATCTAAGCTTGTTGTTTTAATCCCTAACAAAGGGTACCAAGTAACTGATATTCTAGATGAAATCTCAATGAAAAAAATGTCTGAATTTAGATTAATGCTAGAATCGGAGTCCATAAAAACTATCATCCGTAGCAATAAATTGGAGTGTTTGTCGAATCTAGAAAAGATTAATGAAAAAATAAGACAAATACAAATCAATAACTATAAAGATATTCTTGAGTTTAATAATCTTGATTATATGTTCCATTCAGTATTGATTAAGAATTCAGAAAATAAATACTTGATTGAGAGTTTTGAAAGTTTATTTTGTCATCTGCACATAGCAAGATTTTATTATAGACGAGGTTCTGTTGATCGGAATGAAACAATAATTGAACACGAAAAGATTATAAAAAGTATTCAAATGAGAGATTTAGAGTATGGACTGGAATTTATTAAAGATCATATTTTAGGTGCGTCA